One window from the genome of Oceanisphaera sp. IT1-181 encodes:
- the lptE gene encoding LPS assembly lipoprotein LptE, producing the protein MFTSIKATALVLLTLLLVGCGFQLRGGENLAPELRQLALVGDDKSQFYRLVAARLQRAGAVLVSPGSGAPILSITGVGLSNTVASVNSQVAALEYASRFGTRFTLDMPDESRQVFNVTFNRSFLDKSAQALASSREQKQLHEQMEREAAEQIVRQLNRLSF; encoded by the coding sequence ATGTTCACATCGATTAAAGCCACGGCCTTAGTATTACTGACCTTGTTGTTAGTCGGTTGTGGCTTTCAGCTAAGAGGCGGCGAGAACTTAGCACCTGAGTTACGCCAACTCGCCTTAGTGGGCGACGACAAGAGCCAGTTCTATCGGTTAGTGGCGGCACGCTTACAGCGCGCCGGTGCCGTGCTGGTGTCACCGGGTTCTGGCGCGCCTATCTTGAGCATTACTGGGGTGGGCTTAAGCAATACCGTCGCCTCGGTTAACAGCCAAGTCGCGGCATTGGAATACGCGAGCCGTTTTGGCACCCGTTTTACGCTGGATATGCCGGACGAGTCGCGCCAAGTGTTTAACGTCACCTTTAACCGCAGTTTTCTTGATAAGTCAGCCCAAGCGCTGGCCTCAAGCCGAGAGCAAAAGCAATTGCACGAACAAATGGAGCGGGAAGCGGCCGAGCAAATTGTCCGCCAGCTGAACCGTTTGTCGTTCTAA
- the holA gene encoding DNA polymerase III subunit delta encodes MRLYPEKLAQHLKAGLAPCYFIYGDEPLLKQEALDLLRHTARGQGFDERLRFDADQGLDWDEIFAASQSLSLFSQRQIIELQLPEKLDKTASERLRELLKQCHPDLLLLITGPKLNQQQQKGAWFTALSSAGPVIPVATPEGPHFARWLSQRLQQNRLQVEAEGVRWLAFAFEGNLLALSGEIEKLVLQNLPQPLTLALLQQQVQPHHQFNPFQLFDPLLEGKVKRGCRILLQLRAEGIDAGMLCHLLARELNALLQMQLGLSAGQSFSQLASELRIWSSRQNLVQSALNRLPLAKLQQLQSMLAAADVAVASFDDDEAWRWLYSICIGFLDEKMMGICP; translated from the coding sequence ATGCGTTTGTATCCAGAAAAACTGGCACAACATCTTAAAGCAGGGCTAGCGCCCTGCTATTTTATTTATGGCGACGAGCCGCTGCTTAAACAAGAAGCACTGGATTTGTTGCGCCATACCGCACGCGGCCAAGGCTTTGACGAGCGACTGCGCTTTGATGCAGACCAAGGGCTGGATTGGGACGAGATTTTTGCTGCCAGTCAGTCATTAAGCTTATTTAGCCAACGCCAAATTATTGAACTGCAGCTGCCTGAGAAGTTAGATAAAACCGCTTCCGAGCGGCTGCGCGAATTGCTTAAACAATGTCATCCAGATTTATTGCTGCTGATAACCGGCCCCAAGCTCAATCAGCAACAGCAAAAAGGCGCTTGGTTTACCGCCCTCAGTAGTGCGGGCCCAGTGATCCCTGTGGCAACACCCGAAGGCCCGCACTTTGCGCGCTGGTTAAGCCAACGCTTGCAACAAAACCGCCTACAGGTCGAAGCAGAAGGCGTGCGTTGGTTAGCCTTTGCCTTTGAGGGCAACTTGCTAGCGCTCAGTGGTGAGATAGAAAAGCTGGTATTACAAAACCTACCGCAGCCGCTCACCTTGGCGCTGCTACAACAGCAAGTGCAGCCCCATCATCAATTTAATCCGTTTCAGCTGTTTGACCCGCTGCTCGAGGGCAAGGTAAAACGGGGCTGTCGAATTTTATTGCAGCTGCGTGCCGAGGGTATAGATGCAGGCATGCTGTGTCATTTATTGGCCCGAGAGCTCAACGCGCTATTGCAGATGCAATTAGGCTTAAGCGCCGGCCAGTCGTTTTCACAACTCGCCTCAGAGCTGCGTATTTGGTCAAGTCGCCAAAACTTGGTGCAAAGCGCGCTCAATCGTTTGCCGCTGGCTAAACTGCAGCAACTGCAAAGCATGCTGGCCGCCGCAGACGTAGCCGTAGCCAGCTTTGATGACGACGAAGCCTGGCGCTGGCTATACAGCATCTGCATCGGCTTTCTCGATGAAAAAATGATGGGGATTTGCCCGTAG
- the nadD gene encoding nicotinate-nucleotide adenylyltransferase, which produces MNNAIGLLGGTFDPIHVGHLRPAIALLERLNLSEVRLIPNYIPPHKATPDSSPEHRLAMVQLAAGQTTGLVVDERELKRNRPSYTLDTLKELRAELPDTPLCFLMGMDSLCQLDQWHGWQQLLDYAHLVVSHRPGWQPDFNANISAVVKAHATSDPEQLSRQLSGCIYLFDNPQLDISSTLIRNCVKEGNNPQYLLPEPVLNYIRDKGLYQLPVL; this is translated from the coding sequence ATGAATAACGCCATTGGTTTATTGGGTGGTACCTTTGATCCGATTCATGTGGGTCATTTACGCCCGGCTATCGCCCTGCTTGAGCGGCTAAATTTGAGTGAAGTGCGCTTAATTCCCAATTATATTCCGCCCCATAAGGCCACGCCGGACAGCTCACCTGAGCATCGCTTAGCCATGGTGCAGTTGGCGGCCGGCCAAACAACTGGGCTGGTGGTGGATGAGCGCGAGCTTAAGCGCAATCGCCCTTCTTATACGCTGGATACCCTTAAAGAGCTGCGCGCCGAGCTGCCAGATACGCCGCTGTGCTTTTTAATGGGCATGGATTCATTATGTCAGCTAGATCAATGGCATGGCTGGCAGCAGTTGCTTGACTATGCGCACTTGGTGGTCAGCCACAGACCCGGCTGGCAACCTGATTTCAATGCCAATATTAGTGCCGTGGTAAAAGCTCACGCCACCTCAGATCCTGAGCAACTGAGCCGCCAATTAAGCGGCTGTATTTACCTGTTTGATAATCCACAATTGGACATTTCTTCGACACTCATTCGCAATTGTGTAAAAGAGGGGAACAATCCGCAATATTTGTTGCCAGAACCCGTGCTCAACTACATTCGAGACAAGGGACTCTATCAATTGCCCGTGTTATAA
- the rsfS gene encoding ribosome silencing factor gives MQGKELYDFIVDKLDDSKALDIQVLDVVGKSTITDCMIVCSGTSSRHVNAIAERIVMDAKQANLTFLSMQGKDTGEWVLVDLGDVIIHVMQDETRNLYELEKLWGGPTVGASA, from the coding sequence TTGCAAGGTAAAGAACTGTACGATTTTATTGTTGATAAGCTCGACGATAGCAAAGCCCTAGACATCCAAGTATTAGACGTCGTTGGCAAGTCCACCATTACCGACTGCATGATCGTATGCTCGGGTACCTCTAGCCGCCATGTGAACGCCATTGCTGAGCGTATCGTCATGGATGCCAAGCAAGCCAATCTCACTTTTTTGAGCATGCAAGGCAAAGACACTGGCGAATGGGTATTGGTCGACTTAGGTGATGTGATCATTCACGTCATGCAAGACGAAACCCGTAATTTATATGAGCTCGAAAAACTGTGGGGCGGTCCAACAGTAGGAGCGTCCGCCTAA
- the rlmH gene encoding 23S rRNA (pseudouridine(1915)-N(3))-methyltransferase RlmH — protein MKIQLVAVGTKMPAWVTTGFQEYQRRFPRDLPLELIEISAGKRGKNADIERILQREGEQMLAAVSKSACIVTLDIPGRPWTTPQLAGELERWQMDGRDVAILIGGPEGLSPACKAAAEQSWSLSTLTLPHPLVRVVAAESLYRAWSVNNNHPYHRE, from the coding sequence ATGAAAATACAACTGGTGGCGGTGGGCACTAAAATGCCTGCTTGGGTCACCACCGGTTTTCAGGAATACCAACGCCGTTTTCCTAGAGATTTACCTTTGGAGCTCATCGAAATTAGCGCCGGTAAACGGGGTAAAAACGCAGATATCGAGCGTATTTTACAGCGTGAAGGGGAGCAAATGCTGGCGGCTGTGTCTAAGTCTGCTTGCATCGTGACCTTGGATATTCCTGGCCGACCCTGGACAACGCCCCAATTAGCCGGTGAGCTTGAACGCTGGCAAATGGACGGGCGTGATGTGGCGATTTTAATTGGTGGGCCCGAAGGCTTGTCGCCGGCGTGTAAAGCCGCCGCCGAACAATCTTGGTCTTTATCCACCTTGACCCTGCCCCATCCCTTGGTACGAGTAGTTGCAGCCGAAAGTCTGTATCGCGCGTGGAGCGTTAATAACAACCACCCCTACCACCGAGAATAA
- the mrdA gene encoding penicillin-binding protein 2, translating to MAKSQVKMRDHGAESSLYWRRAVIAFVGIMVLMGVLLANLYHLQIIQHQSYQTRSNDNRIKVVPVPPTRGLIYDRNGVLLAENRPIYSLEITPEQAPDLEQNVDQLIALLELDPQVKDRFLTEVRRQRRFTPVVLVNRLDEAQVARFSINQHKFPGASIEAYLKRFYPYRDTFTHVIGYVARINDKDVARLKADNKFANYASTQDIGKLGVERYYEDMLHGQTGYQEVEVNNRGRVIRTLKYQPPIPGNDIYLNVDVALQQKAQKLMGNRRGAAVIMTPQDGKILALISSPSYDPNLFVHGISGPEYRELLNNPDRPLINRASQGIYAPASTVKPMLAVMGLNEGVFTPNTRFFGGPFFQIPNTKHKFRDWRRWGHGWMDVYRAIEISADTFFYDLAYKAGIDTLHDYMTQFGFGQFSGIDLHEEANGTMPSRDWKRSRHKQAWYQGDTISVGIGQGYWSATPLQLARATTILVDHGETIHPRLLHAIGTPEGMIAMPISKGEPIVVKHDSYWNVALSGMHRVINGREGTARRAFANTPYTAAGKSGTAQVFSLAENQQYDHASTKEHLRDNALFVAYAPYENPEVVVSVVLENIGGGSTHAAPVARSLLDLYMLPDKEPVIGDESSEEQD from the coding sequence ATGGCAAAGTCGCAGGTAAAGATGCGCGATCATGGCGCCGAGTCCTCTTTGTACTGGCGCCGTGCCGTCATTGCCTTTGTCGGCATTATGGTATTGATGGGCGTGTTACTCGCCAATCTCTATCATCTGCAAATTATTCAACATCAAAGCTACCAAACCCGCTCTAATGATAACCGCATTAAAGTGGTGCCTGTGCCCCCCACCCGTGGTCTTATCTACGATCGCAACGGTGTGTTATTGGCAGAAAACCGGCCCATTTACAGCCTAGAAATTACGCCCGAACAAGCCCCCGATTTAGAGCAAAACGTCGATCAATTGATTGCGTTACTTGAGCTGGATCCACAAGTCAAAGATCGCTTTCTCACCGAAGTCCGTCGCCAACGGCGCTTTACGCCCGTGGTACTGGTTAACCGCCTAGATGAAGCCCAAGTGGCGCGCTTTAGCATTAACCAGCATAAATTCCCCGGTGCTTCTATTGAGGCCTATCTAAAGCGTTTTTATCCCTATCGCGATACCTTTACCCATGTGATTGGTTATGTAGCGCGCATTAACGATAAAGACGTGGCGCGCCTAAAAGCCGATAACAAGTTCGCTAACTACGCCTCCACCCAAGACATTGGCAAGCTAGGCGTGGAGCGTTATTACGAAGACATGTTGCATGGCCAAACTGGCTATCAAGAAGTGGAAGTGAACAACCGTGGGCGGGTGATCCGCACCCTAAAATATCAGCCACCGATCCCGGGTAATGATATTTATCTGAACGTAGACGTAGCGCTGCAGCAAAAAGCACAAAAGCTGATGGGTAATAGGCGCGGTGCCGCCGTGATCATGACGCCGCAAGACGGCAAGATTTTGGCTTTGATCTCCAGCCCCAGTTACGATCCTAATCTTTTCGTGCATGGCATCAGTGGCCCTGAATATCGCGAGCTGCTGAATAACCCAGACCGGCCGTTGATCAATCGCGCCAGCCAAGGTATTTATGCGCCCGCCTCCACCGTGAAACCTATGTTGGCGGTGATGGGCTTAAACGAAGGGGTGTTTACACCGAATACCCGTTTCTTTGGTGGACCTTTTTTTCAAATCCCCAATACCAAACATAAGTTTCGCGACTGGCGGCGCTGGGGCCATGGCTGGATGGATGTGTACCGCGCCATCGAAATTTCTGCCGATACCTTTTTCTATGACTTGGCCTATAAAGCCGGCATCGACACCCTGCACGATTACATGACCCAGTTTGGCTTTGGCCAATTTTCTGGCATAGATCTGCACGAAGAAGCCAACGGCACTATGCCCTCGCGGGATTGGAAACGCAGCCGTCATAAGCAAGCTTGGTATCAAGGCGACACCATTTCGGTGGGCATTGGCCAAGGCTACTGGTCGGCCACCCCGCTGCAATTGGCTCGCGCCACCACTATTTTGGTGGATCACGGTGAAACCATACATCCCAGATTGTTACACGCCATTGGCACCCCTGAGGGCATGATTGCCATGCCCATCAGTAAAGGTGAGCCGATTGTGGTCAAACACGACAGCTACTGGAATGTAGCCTTGTCAGGCATGCACAGAGTTATCAATGGCCGAGAAGGCACGGCTCGTCGCGCCTTTGCCAACACCCCTTATACGGCGGCAGGCAAGTCAGGCACGGCACAGGTATTTAGCTTGGCCGAAAACCAACAATATGATCATGCCTCCACCAAAGAGCATTTACGTGATAACGCACTGTTTGTGGCTTACGCCCCTTATGAAAATCCTGAGGTGGTGGTGTCTGTGGTATTAGAAAACATCGGCGGCGGCAGTACTCACGCCGCTCCCGTGGCCCGCTCATTACTCGACTTATATATGCTCCCCGATAAAGAGCCGGTGATCGGTGATGAGAGCAGTGAGGAGCAAGATTAA
- the rodA gene encoding rod shape-determining protein RodA — protein sequence MGKHHERRQLGEILHLDWPLFLALLSLLSASLVILYSASGEDADALLRQGTRIGLSLVIMLGLGQMPPSFYARWSPPVFIFGVILLVLVMLVGDVGKGAQRWLEVGSIRFQPSEIMKLVMPMMIATYISRYPLPPSLLRVFLALAMVMVPTLLIARQPDLGTSLLVAASGFFVIFLAGLSWRLIVAAMVAIAAFIPPLWFFLMHDYQKRRVLTLLNPETDPLGAGYHIIQSKIAIGSGGLWGKGWLQGTQSQLEFLPERHTDFIFAVLAEEFGLVGVCLLVLLYLFIIWRGLYISMQAQGAFPRLVGGAITLTFFVYVFVNIGMVSGLLPVVGVPLPLISYGGTSMVTLMAGFGILMSVHTHKRLLAK from the coding sequence ATGGGTAAACATCATGAGCGCCGCCAGTTAGGGGAGATATTGCACCTAGACTGGCCATTATTTTTGGCCTTGCTGAGCTTATTAAGCGCCAGTCTAGTGATTTTATATTCGGCCTCCGGTGAAGACGCCGACGCCCTATTGCGCCAAGGCACGCGCATCGGTTTATCGCTCGTGATCATGTTGGGCTTGGGGCAAATGCCACCCAGCTTTTATGCTCGTTGGTCGCCGCCGGTGTTTATTTTCGGCGTGATACTGCTGGTATTAGTGATGCTGGTGGGGGATGTGGGCAAAGGCGCCCAGCGCTGGCTAGAAGTGGGCAGCATTCGCTTTCAGCCCTCAGAAATAATGAAGCTGGTGATGCCAATGATGATCGCCACCTATATTAGCCGCTACCCCTTGCCCCCTAGCCTGCTGCGGGTATTTTTAGCGCTGGCCATGGTAATGGTGCCGACCCTGCTTATTGCGCGCCAGCCAGATTTGGGCACCTCATTATTGGTGGCGGCCTCCGGGTTTTTTGTAATTTTTTTAGCGGGTTTATCCTGGCGCTTAATAGTGGCGGCTATGGTAGCCATCGCTGCCTTTATACCGCCGCTGTGGTTTTTCTTGATGCACGACTACCAAAAGCGACGAGTTCTGACTTTGCTTAATCCAGAGACGGATCCGCTGGGCGCCGGTTATCATATCATTCAGTCCAAGATTGCTATCGGCTCTGGCGGCTTGTGGGGCAAGGGCTGGCTGCAAGGCACCCAATCTCAGCTGGAGTTTTTGCCCGAGCGCCATACGGATTTCATCTTTGCAGTGCTCGCCGAAGAGTTCGGCTTAGTTGGCGTTTGCTTACTGGTGCTGTTATACCTCTTCATTATTTGGCGCGGCCTGTATATTTCCATGCAAGCACAAGGCGCTTTTCCGCGACTGGTGGGCGGCGCCATCACCCTGACCTTCTTTGTCTATGTGTTCGTTAATATCGGCATGGTCAGCGGTTTGTTACCCGTAGTAGGTGTGCCTTTACCGCTGATCAGCTACGGCGGCACCTCCATGGTGACGCTGATGGCCGGCTTTGGCATCTTAATGTCCGTGCATACTCATAAACGCCTATTGGCTAAATAA
- the mltB gene encoding lytic murein transglycosylase B, with translation MRFALLSAALLLTPAAMAQDTNSEQAAWIDQLASKFEIPASELNAALGQATYQQSIIDAMTRPAEAKPWSQYRPIFLTEKRINDGVKFWHDHKELLDQAVETSKVPAEIITAIIGVETSYGANMGSYKVLDALYTLGFHYPPRGEFFRSEFGHYLALAKEQGWDLDSQKGSYAGAMGMGQFISSSYRHYAIDADSDGVRNLFVADDAVGSVGNYFNEHHWQLGEDVAYPATVSAANVAAAEALIEPTLEINHNWAEFVAAGIVIDSQLDAQTPVKLIKLDGVDGPEYWVVRHNFYVITRYNRSPLYAMAVYQLSEQLKNAYEKSL, from the coding sequence ATGCGTTTTGCTCTTCTTTCCGCTGCTCTCTTGCTTACCCCCGCAGCCATGGCACAAGACACAAACTCAGAACAAGCAGCCTGGATTGATCAATTAGCCAGCAAATTTGAGATACCCGCCAGTGAGCTGAATGCCGCCCTTGGCCAGGCTACTTATCAGCAGTCTATTATCGATGCCATGACCCGCCCCGCTGAAGCTAAGCCGTGGAGCCAATATCGCCCTATCTTCTTAACCGAGAAGCGCATTAATGACGGCGTAAAATTTTGGCACGATCATAAAGAGTTGTTAGATCAAGCCGTTGAAACCTCAAAAGTACCGGCTGAGATCATCACTGCCATTATTGGCGTAGAAACCTCCTATGGCGCCAACATGGGCAGCTATAAAGTGTTGGATGCGCTTTATACCTTGGGCTTTCATTACCCGCCCCGTGGCGAGTTTTTCCGCTCGGAGTTTGGCCATTACTTAGCACTGGCCAAAGAACAAGGCTGGGATTTAGATAGCCAAAAAGGCTCCTACGCCGGTGCCATGGGCATGGGCCAGTTTATTTCTTCTAGCTATCGCCACTATGCGATTGATGCGGACTCTGATGGCGTGCGCAACTTATTTGTGGCTGACGACGCCGTGGGCAGCGTGGGTAACTACTTTAATGAGCACCACTGGCAGTTAGGCGAAGACGTGGCGTATCCCGCAACAGTGAGTGCTGCCAATGTGGCAGCGGCAGAGGCCTTAATCGAGCCCACTCTTGAAATTAACCACAACTGGGCCGAGTTTGTGGCCGCCGGTATCGTTATTGATTCACAGCTGGATGCCCAGACACCTGTTAAGCTGATTAAGCTAGATGGCGTCGACGGCCCCGAATACTGGGTAGTGAGACATAATTTTTATGTGATAACCCGTTATAATCGCAGTCCTTTATACGCCATGGCGGTTTATCAACTGAGTGAGCAGCTCAAAAATGCCTATGAAAAATCTTTATAA
- a CDS encoding septal ring lytic transglycosylase RlpA family protein has protein sequence MPMKNLYKALLPLSVLVLTACSSSSESPMEKAEQKKHGTHSTGKAKGEVRDARWHKETAGGRYSLRQDVPPEDAPKLDHVKDAVPRYEPYTRGGNKNYNVWGQDYEVWQDVQNYRDEGLASWYGAKFHGFNTSNGEVYDMYTMTAAHKNLPLPSFVRVTNKENGKQVVVRVNDRGPFHEGRVIDLSYAAAYKLGMLATGTASVKVELIKMAPNGKEVRLAQNGSGNVLNGRPVSGNQLYGTKAEGTSIAKTAPTQVKSQVASSKPVVSTQVVQAPQAGSATAKHIQLMATRSPDKAKELAAKLSKEYGFPARVERQSEWYRLQMGPIPGNKTQATLSKLVAQGYAQAYFIN, from the coding sequence ATGCCTATGAAAAATCTTTATAAAGCGCTGTTGCCATTGAGCGTGCTAGTGCTGACAGCCTGCAGCTCTAGCTCTGAGTCGCCGATGGAAAAAGCCGAGCAGAAAAAGCATGGCACCCACAGCACAGGTAAGGCTAAAGGTGAAGTTAGAGACGCCCGCTGGCATAAAGAAACCGCCGGCGGACGCTATAGCTTGCGCCAAGATGTGCCACCGGAAGATGCGCCTAAGCTCGATCATGTAAAAGACGCCGTGCCCCGCTATGAGCCCTATACGCGTGGCGGTAATAAGAATTACAATGTGTGGGGCCAAGACTACGAGGTGTGGCAAGACGTACAAAATTACCGAGATGAGGGCTTAGCTTCTTGGTATGGCGCCAAGTTTCATGGTTTTAATACCTCAAACGGCGAGGTGTACGATATGTACACCATGACAGCAGCCCATAAAAACTTGCCGCTGCCCTCGTTTGTGCGCGTCACCAACAAAGAAAACGGCAAGCAGGTAGTGGTACGGGTTAACGACCGTGGGCCCTTTCACGAAGGCCGCGTGATTGACTTATCCTACGCCGCCGCTTATAAGCTCGGCATGTTGGCCACCGGTACCGCTTCGGTCAAGGTGGAGCTGATCAAAATGGCGCCGAACGGTAAAGAAGTCCGTTTGGCCCAGAACGGCAGTGGTAATGTGCTCAATGGCCGCCCCGTTAGTGGTAATCAACTGTATGGCACTAAAGCTGAAGGCACCAGCATCGCGAAAACTGCCCCGACCCAAGTAAAAAGTCAGGTTGCCAGCAGTAAGCCGGTGGTCAGCACGCAAGTAGTACAGGCTCCGCAGGCGGGTAGCGCCACTGCCAAGCACATACAATTAATGGCCACCCGCTCACCGGATAAAGCCAAAGAGCTGGCCGCTAAATTGAGCAAAGAGTATGGCTTTCCGGCGCGTGTAGAGCGCCAGTCCGAATGGTATCGCTTACAAATGGGCCCCATTCCGGGCAATAAAACACAAGCGACCTTAAGCAAGCTGGTCGCCCAAGGATATGCTCAAGCTTATTTTATAAATTAA